The Prevotella sp. E9-3 genome has a window encoding:
- a CDS encoding type II toxin-antitoxin system RelE/ParE family toxin, whose protein sequence is MKRKILTYGGYFEAFMATLKEKEQEKVQYGLLLLKTQDRLSKKFVKHIKDGVYELRTEYGGNIYRVFFIFDDGQIVVLFNGFQKKTQKTPANEIEKAIKIKEAYYADKQSQNR, encoded by the coding sequence ATGAAGCGTAAGATACTTACATATGGTGGCTATTTTGAGGCGTTCATGGCCACTCTGAAAGAGAAGGAGCAAGAGAAGGTCCAATATGGATTACTTCTCTTGAAAACTCAAGATAGGCTGTCGAAGAAGTTCGTTAAGCACATCAAAGACGGCGTCTATGAACTTCGCACGGAATATGGCGGTAATATCTACCGTGTATTTTTTATCTTCGATGATGGTCAGATAGTAGTACTGTTCAATGGCTTTCAAAAGAAAACCCAGAAAACGCCAGCAAATGAAATAGAAAAAGCAATTAAAATTAAGGAGGCATATTATGCAGACAAACAATCACAA
- a CDS encoding GH25 family lysozyme, whose protein sequence is MHKLLYLLFAFVLSSSISSELDYYLQRHSIEDEGYDMVVRYATVGDSLIRSYRNMGPISPLALLNLRNGVRQGVGITHDARERIYIGIWKDDTLTIGTRIDRKGIYAGEFNRWMDAHGHGCYRNNDGTYYEGHWQDDERHGFGISISISPTRLLAGTWQKNRFKGEHIKHTEERIYGIDLSRYQHEKGRKRFGINWTSLRVKSLGRRIKESLKGEVNYPVRFAYLKATQGITIRNRYFAEDYRNARRHNIPVGAYHFFSTVQSGRLQANYFLHEGIFQKGDLPPVLDIEPTNGQVKRMGGTSALIREIKSWIKVVEGRLNVKPILYVNQRLVDEHLSQDAELLANYPIWIARYGEYKPGHHLDFWQLSADGRVNGIQTEVDVNIFNGYEPQWKAFLKNETIK, encoded by the coding sequence ATGCATAAGTTGCTATATTTATTATTTGCGTTTGTTCTCTCCAGTAGTATCAGCAGCGAACTGGACTACTACCTTCAACGCCACAGTATTGAAGATGAAGGGTATGACATGGTGGTAAGATATGCAACAGTGGGCGATAGTTTGATACGCTCTTACCGCAATATGGGCCCTATCTCACCGCTAGCTCTATTGAATCTTAGGAATGGTGTTCGTCAGGGGGTAGGTATTACTCATGACGCGCGCGAACGTATATATATAGGTATATGGAAAGATGATACGCTGACCATTGGAACCAGAATTGACAGAAAAGGAATATATGCAGGTGAATTTAACCGATGGATGGACGCTCATGGACACGGATGTTACCGAAACAATGATGGCACTTACTATGAAGGCCATTGGCAAGACGACGAACGTCATGGATTTGGTATTAGCATCAGTATATCCCCTACCCGCCTGTTAGCTGGAACATGGCAGAAAAACCGCTTCAAAGGCGAACACATTAAGCATACCGAGGAAAGGATATACGGCATAGACCTTTCACGCTATCAACACGAGAAAGGACGAAAGCGTTTTGGCATCAACTGGACAAGCCTTAGAGTTAAGAGTTTGGGCAGAAGAATCAAAGAGAGTCTGAAAGGAGAAGTAAACTATCCTGTAAGATTTGCTTATCTAAAAGCCACTCAGGGCATCACCATCCGCAACCGTTACTTTGCAGAAGACTATCGTAATGCGAGAAGGCACAACATTCCTGTAGGTGCTTACCATTTTTTCTCTACGGTACAGAGCGGCCGACTGCAAGCCAACTATTTTCTGCATGAAGGCATTTTCCAGAAAGGCGACCTTCCTCCTGTACTCGATATTGAACCTACCAATGGACAGGTGAAGAGAATGGGCGGAACATCCGCATTGATACGCGAAATAAAGTCATGGATAAAAGTAGTAGAGGGCCGACTGAACGTAAAGCCTATCCTTTACGTGAACCAACGACTGGTGGACGAACACTTGTCGCAGGATGCTGAATTGCTAGCAAACTACCCTATCTGGATAGCCCGTTATGGTGAATACAAACCTGGACATCATCTGGACTTCTGGCAACTGTCGGCAGATGGCAGAGTGAACGGCATACAGACAGAGGTGGATGTAAACATCTTTAATGGCTACGAACCACAATGGAAGGCCTTTTTGAAGAACGAAACCATCAAATAA
- the carB gene encoding carbamoyl-phosphate synthase (glutamine-hydrolyzing) large subunit — protein MTKAKFSKVLVLGSGALKIGQAGEFDYSGSQALKALREEGIKSVLVNPNIATIQTSEGIADKVYFQPVTTHFVTEIIKKERPDGILLAFGGQTALNCGTELYQKGILKEYGVEVLGTSVEAIMNTEDRDLFVKKLNEIQLKTPVSHAVENMDDALKAAREIGFPIMIRSAYALGGLGSGICPDEKAFKELAESAFTFAPQILVEESLKGWKEIEFECIRDANDHCFTVASMENFDPLGIHTGESIVVAPTCSLKEEQVKMLQDITIRCVRHLGIVGECNIQFAFNAETNDYRIIEINARLSRSSALASKATGYPLAFVAAKIALGYTLDQIGEMGTPNSAYVAPSLDYMICKIPRWDLTKFAGVSRKIGSSMKSVGEIMSIGRSFEEMIQKGLRMIGQGMHGFVGNDHTKFDNLDDALANPTDLRIFAIAQALEEGYTIERIEELTKIDVWFLERLKHIVDLKHELQKYNKLEDLPTELLVEVKRAGFSDFQIARFVLKPQNGNMEKENLEVRKLRKERGIIPSVKRIETVASEHPELTNYLYFTYAEKPAFQDDFTTGNKTAGEPYKHTHDINYYNNEKSVVVLGSGAYRIGSSVEFDWCSVNAIQTARKLGYKSIMINYNPETVSTDYDMCDRLYFDELSLERVLDVIDLEMPRGVIVSVGGQIPNNLAMKLYRQGVPVLGTSPVDIDRAENRDKFSAMLDKLGIDQPAWRALTSFEDIKDFVAQVGYPVLVRPSYVLSGAAMNVCYDDEELHRFLNMATEVSKEFPVVVSQFMQETKEIEFDAVADKGEVVEYAISEHVEYAGVHSGDATMVFPAQHIYFSTIRQIKKISHKIAKELNISGPFNIQFLAKNREVKVIECNLRASRSFPFVSKILKRNFIETATKIMLDAPYTRPDKSEFDIDRIGVKASQFSFARLQNADPVLGVDMSSTGEVGCLGDDLNEALLNALIATGYRLPKKSVLISSGAAKGKVSLLEPAKNLIKEGYDVYATGGTAKFFNENGVPAVAVSWPDEEGENNVLDMIAEHKFDLIINVPKNHSKRELTNGYRIRRGAIDHNIPLMTNVRLAKAFIEAFTAMKENDIKIKSWQEYNA, from the coding sequence ATGACCAAAGCTAAATTCAGTAAGGTATTAGTGCTGGGCTCAGGAGCCCTGAAGATTGGACAGGCTGGCGAATTTGACTATTCAGGATCGCAGGCTCTGAAAGCATTGCGTGAAGAAGGTATCAAAAGCGTGCTCGTAAATCCGAACATTGCAACGATTCAAACTTCTGAAGGTATTGCCGACAAAGTTTATTTCCAGCCAGTAACCACTCACTTCGTTACCGAAATTATCAAGAAGGAACGTCCAGATGGTATTCTCTTGGCATTCGGTGGACAAACCGCTCTTAATTGCGGAACAGAGCTCTACCAAAAAGGTATCTTAAAAGAATATGGTGTTGAAGTTCTCGGAACCAGTGTTGAAGCCATTATGAACACTGAGGACCGAGACCTTTTTGTAAAGAAACTTAACGAAATTCAGCTAAAGACTCCCGTTAGTCACGCTGTAGAGAACATGGACGATGCGTTGAAGGCTGCTCGTGAGATAGGCTTCCCCATTATGATTCGTTCAGCTTACGCTCTTGGCGGTTTGGGTTCAGGTATTTGTCCTGACGAGAAGGCATTCAAGGAACTGGCCGAGAGTGCCTTTACTTTTGCCCCACAGATTCTGGTGGAAGAGTCACTGAAAGGATGGAAGGAGATAGAATTCGAGTGCATCCGCGACGCCAACGACCACTGCTTTACAGTTGCCTCAATGGAAAACTTCGACCCTCTGGGCATTCACACTGGCGAGTCAATTGTTGTGGCTCCTACTTGCTCACTGAAGGAAGAACAGGTGAAGATGTTGCAGGATATCACTATCCGCTGCGTACGCCATCTGGGCATCGTAGGCGAATGCAACATTCAGTTTGCCTTCAATGCAGAGACAAACGACTATCGTATCATTGAGATTAACGCCCGTCTGAGCCGTTCTTCAGCTCTGGCTTCAAAGGCTACTGGTTATCCTCTGGCTTTCGTAGCTGCTAAGATTGCTCTTGGCTATACCCTCGACCAGATTGGCGAAATGGGTACTCCCAACTCAGCTTACGTAGCTCCAAGCCTCGACTACATGATTTGTAAGATACCCCGCTGGGACCTCACCAAGTTTGCTGGTGTAAGCCGCAAGATTGGTTCTTCAATGAAATCAGTAGGCGAAATCATGTCAATTGGTCGTTCATTTGAGGAAATGATTCAGAAAGGCCTGCGCATGATTGGTCAGGGAATGCACGGATTCGTGGGTAACGATCATACTAAGTTCGACAATCTGGACGATGCACTGGCAAATCCCACAGACCTTCGTATCTTCGCCATCGCTCAGGCACTGGAAGAAGGATATACTATTGAGCGTATTGAAGAACTTACCAAGATTGATGTATGGTTCTTGGAGCGCCTGAAGCATATCGTAGATTTGAAGCACGAGCTTCAGAAATACAACAAGCTGGAAGACCTGCCTACAGAGCTGTTGGTAGAGGTGAAACGTGCCGGATTCAGCGATTTCCAGATAGCACGCTTCGTTCTGAAACCTCAGAACGGCAACATGGAGAAGGAAAACCTCGAAGTGCGCAAACTGCGTAAAGAGCGCGGCATCATTCCTTCAGTAAAACGTATTGAGACCGTTGCTTCAGAACATCCTGAACTGACCAACTATCTGTACTTCACTTACGCCGAGAAGCCTGCCTTCCAGGATGACTTCACCACAGGCAACAAAACTGCAGGTGAGCCATATAAGCATACACACGACATCAACTACTATAACAACGAAAAATCGGTTGTAGTACTTGGCTCAGGAGCTTATCGTATCGGTTCAAGCGTAGAGTTTGACTGGTGTTCAGTAAACGCTATTCAAACTGCTCGCAAACTGGGATACAAGAGTATCATGATTAACTACAATCCTGAGACTGTATCTACCGACTATGATATGTGCGACCGTCTGTACTTCGACGAATTGTCACTGGAACGCGTGCTTGATGTCATCGATTTGGAGATGCCTCGCGGTGTGATTGTATCAGTGGGTGGACAGATTCCAAACAACTTGGCCATGAAACTGTACCGTCAGGGAGTTCCTGTACTGGGTACAAGTCCTGTAGATATTGACCGTGCTGAGAACCGCGACAAGTTCTCTGCTATGCTCGACAAACTTGGAATTGACCAGCCCGCTTGGCGTGCACTGACCTCATTTGAGGATATCAAAGATTTTGTTGCACAGGTAGGCTATCCCGTTTTGGTGCGTCCCTCATATGTACTTTCAGGTGCAGCTATGAACGTTTGCTACGATGACGAAGAGCTTCATCGCTTCCTGAATATGGCTACTGAGGTGTCTAAGGAATTCCCCGTTGTAGTTAGTCAGTTCATGCAGGAGACCAAGGAGATTGAGTTCGACGCTGTTGCCGATAAGGGTGAAGTGGTAGAATATGCTATTTCAGAGCACGTAGAGTATGCTGGTGTACACTCTGGCGATGCCACAATGGTATTCCCCGCTCAGCACATCTACTTCTCAACCATCCGTCAGATTAAGAAGATCTCACATAAGATTGCAAAAGAGTTGAACATCAGCGGTCCGTTCAACATTCAGTTCCTGGCCAAGAACCGTGAGGTAAAGGTTATCGAGTGTAACCTGCGCGCCAGCCGTTCGTTCCCCTTCGTATCAAAGATTCTGAAGCGCAACTTCATAGAAACTGCTACGAAGATTATGCTTGACGCTCCTTACACACGTCCTGACAAGTCTGAGTTCGACATCGATCGCATTGGTGTGAAGGCATCTCAGTTCTCATTCGCACGTCTGCAGAATGCTGACCCTGTACTGGGCGTAGATATGAGTTCAACTGGTGAGGTTGGCTGTCTAGGTGATGACCTGAACGAGGCATTGCTCAATGCACTGATTGCCACTGGCTATCGTCTGCCTAAGAAATCGGTACTTATCAGCTCTGGTGCTGCTAAGGGTAAGGTATCTCTCCTTGAGCCTGCCAAGAATCTTATTAAGGAAGGCTATGATGTTTACGCCACCGGTGGTACCGCCAAGTTCTTTAATGAGAACGGTGTGCCTGCAGTAGCAGTAAGCTGGCCCGACGAAGAGGGTGAGAACAATGTACTCGACATGATTGCTGAGCACAAGTTCGACCTGATTATCAATGTGCCAAAGAACCACTCAAAGCGCGAATTGACCAATGGCTATCGCATTCGTCGTGGTGCTATCGACCACAACATTCCTTTGATGACAAATGTTCGTCTGGCTAAAGCTTTCATCGAAGCTTTCACCGCCATGAAAGAAAACGACATCAA